In the Hordeum vulgare subsp. vulgare chromosome 7H, MorexV3_pseudomolecules_assembly, whole genome shotgun sequence genome, one interval contains:
- the LOC123413294 gene encoding aluminum-activated malate transporter 9-like isoform X1, protein MAAGAAGVPPAQLGSLWSTLEDQRGARGDVPLLSSAWSLPGSQAGGGDRGPKQGLLRRAGAAVAGAWGALCDGAAEMWAFARADPRKPVFAAKVGLALALISFLVFLREPRDIVSHSVWAILTVVVVFEFSIGATLSKGFNRGLGTLTAGGLALAVAELSKNLGALEEVILIMSTFTVGFMTNLAKLHPKMKPYEYGFRVFLLTFVYVMVSGYNTGKFTDTAVSRFVLIALGAAVSLGINIGIYPIWAGEDLHSLIAKNFAGVAKSLEGCVDGYLKCMEYERIPSKILVYQASDDPLYSGYRAAVEASAQEETLLGFAIWEPPHGPYRTRNYPWKGFTKVGGALRHCSFAVMALHGCILSEIQAPPESRRVFISEIHRVGREGAKVLRELGDNVKTMTKLRSSDILLEVHLAAEELQKRIDEKSYLLVNTERWDTSKRAEGIKDAMNVNSAVAKENKNEVTEPTIADQTSAQHYKSFAAASFLSRYDSSATIDGYKTLLSWPARRSFHPNLPLEDEESKTYESASALSLATFASLLIEFVARLQNVVNAFEELSEKANFKDPVEEPVTVRVDDGGVLAKICRSVGLKS, encoded by the exons ATGGCCGCGGGCGCGGCGGGCGTGCCGCCGGCGCAGCTGGGGTCGCTGTGGTCGACGCTGGAGGACCAGCGTGGGGCCCGGGGGGACGTCCCGCTGCTCTCGTCGGCGTGGAGCCTGCCGGGCTCCCAGGCCGGTGGCGGCGACAGGGGGCCCAAGCAGGGCCTGCTCCGCCGCGCCGGCGCCGCGGTGGCGGGGGCCTGGGGCGCGCTCTGCGACGGGGCGGCCGAGATGTGGGCGTTCGCGCGGGCCGACCCCCGGAAGCCCGTCTTCGCGGCCAAGGTCGGCCTCGCGCTCGCCCTCATCtccttcctcgtcttcctccgCGAGCCGCGCGACATCGTCAGCCACTCCGTCTGGGCCAtcctcaccgtcgtcgtcgtcttcgagtTCAGCATCG GTGCAACATTGAGCAAAGGTTTCAATAGGGGATTAGGGACACTTACTGCAGGAGGGCTTGCTCTAGCAGTTGCCGAATTGTCCAAAAACCTGGGTGCATTGGAAGAAGTGATCCTTATTATGAGCACCTTTACTGTTG GTTTCATGACAAACTTGGCAAAGCTACACCCAAAGATGAAGCCTTATGAATATGGATTTCGTGTATTCTTGTTGACATTCGTTTATGTCATGGTCTCTGGGTACAACACAGGGAAGTTCACTGACACGGCTGTAAGTAGATTTGTATTGATTGCTCTTGGTGCTGCTGTCAGCCTGGGAATCAATATAGGTATTTACCCAATCTGGGCCGGAGAAGATTTGCACAGTTTGATCGCAAAGAATTTTGCTGGTGTTGCAAAATCCTTAGAAG GCTGTGTCGATGGATATCTGAAATGCATGGAGTATGAAAGGATTCCTTCAAAAATTCTTGTATATCAAGCTTCTGATGATCCTCTATATAGTGGGTACAGGGCAGCTGTCGAGGCATCAGCACAAGAGGAAACCCTG TTAGGTTTTGCTATATGGGAACCACCCCATGGTCCATACAGAACGAGGAACTATCCTTGGAAGGGTTTCACCAAAGTTGGTGGAGCATTGAGGCATTGTTCCTTTGCAGTCATGGCATTGCATGGTTGCATTCTTTCAGAAATTCAG GCACCACCAGAAAGCAGAAGGGTTTTTATCTCAGAAATACATAGAGTGGGCAGAGAAGGGGCTAAAGTGTTGCGTGAGCTTGGAGACAATGTTAAGACAATGACCAAGTTGAGGTCTTCAGATATTCTATTGGAAGTCCACTTGGCAGCTGAGGAGTTGCAAAAAAGGATTGATGAGAAGTCATATCTTCTGGTGAACACTGAAAGATGGGACACTAGCAAGCGAGCTGAAGGAATAAAAGATGCCATGAATGTAAACAGCGCCGTcgcaaaagaaaataagaatgagGTGACGGAACCTACCATTGCCGATCAAACTTCGGCTCAACATTATAAGAGCTTTGCTGCTGCTTCGTTTCTTAGCCGATATGATTCATCAGCAACTATAGACGGCTACAAGACGCTATTATCATGGCCTGCTCGAAGATCGTTCCATCCAAACTTACCGCTTGAAGACGAGGAGTCAAAAACATATGAAAGTGCAAGTGCCTTGTCCTTGGCAACATTTGCCTCGCTCCTAATCGAGTTTGTTGCCCGGCTACAGAACGTTGTTAACGCATTCGAGGAGCTGAGTGAGAAGGCTAATTTCAAGGACCCTGTGGAGGAGCCTGTTACAGTTAGAGTGGATGATGGCGGGGTTCTCGCTAAAATATGCAGATCTGTTGGGCTGAAGAGTTGA
- the LOC123413294 gene encoding aluminum-activated malate transporter 9-like isoform X2, whose translation MVETHMTEEMNVFLKTNCCLTKGATLSKGFNRGLGTLTAGGLALAVAELSKNLGALEEVILIMSTFTVGFMTNLAKLHPKMKPYEYGFRVFLLTFVYVMVSGYNTGKFTDTAVSRFVLIALGAAVSLGINIGIYPIWAGEDLHSLIAKNFAGVAKSLEGCVDGYLKCMEYERIPSKILVYQASDDPLYSGYRAAVEASAQEETLLGFAIWEPPHGPYRTRNYPWKGFTKVGGALRHCSFAVMALHGCILSEIQAPPESRRVFISEIHRVGREGAKVLRELGDNVKTMTKLRSSDILLEVHLAAEELQKRIDEKSYLLVNTERWDTSKRAEGIKDAMNVNSAVAKENKNEVTEPTIADQTSAQHYKSFAAASFLSRYDSSATIDGYKTLLSWPARRSFHPNLPLEDEESKTYESASALSLATFASLLIEFVARLQNVVNAFEELSEKANFKDPVEEPVTVRVDDGGVLAKICRSVGLKS comes from the exons ATGGTAGAAACACACATGACTGAAGAAATGAATGTTTTTCTGAAGACAAACTGCTGTTTGACCAAAG GTGCAACATTGAGCAAAGGTTTCAATAGGGGATTAGGGACACTTACTGCAGGAGGGCTTGCTCTAGCAGTTGCCGAATTGTCCAAAAACCTGGGTGCATTGGAAGAAGTGATCCTTATTATGAGCACCTTTACTGTTG GTTTCATGACAAACTTGGCAAAGCTACACCCAAAGATGAAGCCTTATGAATATGGATTTCGTGTATTCTTGTTGACATTCGTTTATGTCATGGTCTCTGGGTACAACACAGGGAAGTTCACTGACACGGCTGTAAGTAGATTTGTATTGATTGCTCTTGGTGCTGCTGTCAGCCTGGGAATCAATATAGGTATTTACCCAATCTGGGCCGGAGAAGATTTGCACAGTTTGATCGCAAAGAATTTTGCTGGTGTTGCAAAATCCTTAGAAG GCTGTGTCGATGGATATCTGAAATGCATGGAGTATGAAAGGATTCCTTCAAAAATTCTTGTATATCAAGCTTCTGATGATCCTCTATATAGTGGGTACAGGGCAGCTGTCGAGGCATCAGCACAAGAGGAAACCCTG TTAGGTTTTGCTATATGGGAACCACCCCATGGTCCATACAGAACGAGGAACTATCCTTGGAAGGGTTTCACCAAAGTTGGTGGAGCATTGAGGCATTGTTCCTTTGCAGTCATGGCATTGCATGGTTGCATTCTTTCAGAAATTCAG GCACCACCAGAAAGCAGAAGGGTTTTTATCTCAGAAATACATAGAGTGGGCAGAGAAGGGGCTAAAGTGTTGCGTGAGCTTGGAGACAATGTTAAGACAATGACCAAGTTGAGGTCTTCAGATATTCTATTGGAAGTCCACTTGGCAGCTGAGGAGTTGCAAAAAAGGATTGATGAGAAGTCATATCTTCTGGTGAACACTGAAAGATGGGACACTAGCAAGCGAGCTGAAGGAATAAAAGATGCCATGAATGTAAACAGCGCCGTcgcaaaagaaaataagaatgagGTGACGGAACCTACCATTGCCGATCAAACTTCGGCTCAACATTATAAGAGCTTTGCTGCTGCTTCGTTTCTTAGCCGATATGATTCATCAGCAACTATAGACGGCTACAAGACGCTATTATCATGGCCTGCTCGAAGATCGTTCCATCCAAACTTACCGCTTGAAGACGAGGAGTCAAAAACATATGAAAGTGCAAGTGCCTTGTCCTTGGCAACATTTGCCTCGCTCCTAATCGAGTTTGTTGCCCGGCTACAGAACGTTGTTAACGCATTCGAGGAGCTGAGTGAGAAGGCTAATTTCAAGGACCCTGTGGAGGAGCCTGTTACAGTTAGAGTGGATGATGGCGGGGTTCTCGCTAAAATATGCAGATCTGTTGGGCTGAAGAGTTGA
- the LOC123413293 gene encoding aspartyl protease APCB1-like, whose translation MAATPLLSGEDTTPPLHGVVVIALPDRAADAGRDPPPGSEAALGRRAWRLLRLATAPLVVLAAFAAAAHCYGLYSFSSGGEDWKWGGGRASSFLLPLHPKPMAAAAGVSFKAAAAEEGSTAAVLPERQYYTSINIGNPARPYFLDVDTGSALTWIQCDAPCTNCTKGPHPLYKPAKENIVPPRDSHCQELQGNQNYCDTCKQCDYEIAYADRSSSAGVLARDNMELITADGERENMDLVFGCAHDQQGKLLGSPASSDGILGLSNGAMSLPTQLAKQGIISNVFGHCIATDPSGSAYMFLGDDYVPRWGMTWVPVRNGPEDVYSTVVQKVNYGGQELNVREQAGKLTQVIFDSGSSYTYFPHEIYTSLITSLEAVSPGFVRDESDQTLPFCMKPNFPVRSVDDVKQLHKPLLLHFSKTWLVIPRTFEISPENYLIISDKGNVCLGVLDGTEIGHSSTIVIGDVSLRGKLVAYDNDANQIGWAQSDCARPQKASMVPFFLSRALRSQLL comes from the exons ATGGCGGCCACGCCGTTGCTGTCGGGGGAGGACACGACGCCGCCGTTGCACGGCGTCGTCGTGATCGCCCTCCCGGACCGCGCCGCCGACGCGGGCCGGGACCCGCCGCCCGGGAGCGAGGCGGCTTTGGGAAGACGGGCGTGGAGGCTGCTGCGGCTGGCCACGGCGCCGCTCGTGGTGCTCGCGGCGTTCGCGGCGGCGGCGCACTGCTACGGcctctactccttctcctccggcGGGGAGGACTGGAAATGGGGCGGCGGGCGCGCCTCGTCCTTCCTGCTGCCGCTGCACCCCAAGCCCATGGCTGCGGCGGCCGGCGTCAGCTTCAAGGCCGCCGCGGCGGAGGAGGGCTCGACCGCGGCCGTGCTGCCGGAGAG GCAGTACTACACTTCCATAAACATTGGCAATCCCGCAAGGCCCTATTTTCTTGACGTCGATACTGGGAGCGCCTTGACGTGGATCCAGTGTGATGCACCCTGCACAAACTGCACAAAG GGGCCTCATCCTTTATACAAGCCTGCAAAAGAAAACATAGTTCCCCCTAGAGATTCACATTGCCAGGAATTGCAAGGCAACCAAAATTACTGCGACACCTGCAAACAATGCGACTACGAGATCGCGTACGCGGACCGAAGCTCCTCTGCCGGCGTGCTTGCGAGGGACAACATGGAGCTGATCACCGCAGACGGCGAGAGGGAAAACATGGACCTTGTCTTCGG GTGTGCACATGATCAGCAAGGAAAGCTTCTGGGCTCACCAGCAAGTAGTGATGGGATCCTTGGCCTCAGCAACGGGGCAATGAGCCTCCCTACCCAGCTAGCCAAGCAAGGGATCATCTCCAACGTTTTCGGCCATTGCATCGCCACGGATCCCAGCGGTAGTGCCTACATGTTTCTCGGCGATGATTACGTTCCCAGATGGGGAATGACATGGGTTCCCGTCCGCAACGGTCCAGA GGACGTGTACAGCACGGTAGTACAGAAAGTAAACTACGGAGGTCAGGAGCTTAATGTGCGAGAGCAGGCTGGGAAGCTGACTCAAGTGATCTTCGACAGTGGGAGCTCATACACTTATTTTCCACATGAAATATACACAAGCCTGATTACTTCC CTTGAAGCGGTCTCTCCAGGCTTTGTACGCGATGAATCAGATCAGACGCTACCTTTCTGCATGAAGCCTAATTTTCCAGTGAG GTCTGTGGATGATGTGAAGCAATTGCACAAGCCCTTGCTTCTGCATTTCAGCAAAACATGGCTCGTGATCCCAAGAACGTTCGAGATTTCTCCTGAGAACTACTTGATCATCAGC GACAAGGGCAATGTCTGCCTAGGGGTGCTTGATGGAACAGAGATTGGCCACAGTTCAACAATAGTAATTGGAG ATGTTTCCCTCCGTGGGAAGTTGGTTGCGTATGACAACGATGCGAATCAGATCGGATGGGCTCAGTCGGACTGCGCTAGACCACAGAAAGCAAGCATGGTTCCATTCTTCCTTTCGAGGGCATTGCGCAGTCAACTTCTTTAA